A region from the Candidatus Baltobacteraceae bacterium genome encodes:
- a CDS encoding archaemetzincin family Zn-dependent metalloprotease, whose product MESRIRIVPINAMDGLFLDRLAPCLEERFLSTVQIERALAVPRSSLNATRAQLFLSTLVARVRRANPDGAGTYLALTEYDLYKTSHRFIYGDADEAQGVAAVSLHRLRSEYYGEEPDPNVLFQRTLKECVHELGHAFGLRHCYNARCAMYYSNSIFETDNKMSHFCEACDKRISRARNER is encoded by the coding sequence ATGGAGTCGCGTATCCGCATCGTCCCGATCAACGCCATGGATGGCCTTTTTCTCGACCGGCTGGCCCCGTGTTTGGAAGAGCGGTTTCTTTCGACCGTGCAGATCGAGCGAGCGCTCGCGGTGCCGCGCAGTTCGCTCAACGCGACACGCGCGCAGTTGTTTCTCTCGACCCTCGTCGCTCGCGTGCGCCGTGCCAATCCCGACGGCGCCGGCACGTACCTCGCGCTGACGGAGTACGATCTCTACAAGACGTCCCATCGCTTTATCTACGGCGACGCCGACGAGGCACAGGGTGTTGCCGCCGTATCGCTGCACCGGCTGCGCTCGGAGTACTACGGCGAAGAACCCGACCCCAACGTGCTCTTCCAACGCACGCTCAAGGAATGCGTGCATGAGCTCGGCCACGCGTTCGGACTGCGCCACTGTTACAACGCGCGCTGCGCGATGTATTATTCGAATTCCATCTTCGAAACCGACAATAAGATGTCGCATTTTTGCGAGGCCTGCGACAAACGCATCTCGCGGGCGCGTAACGAACGCTGA
- a CDS encoding holo-ACP synthase has protein sequence MIVGIGIDLAEVERYRFDERELAWFARKVYTEEEMAYAMRKRHWPERLAGFFAAKEAARKAFGHAIPWRLVGVSHERSGKPVVRFYGDAERLPAARSLTRVHLTITHSVTTAAAVVILES, from the coding sequence ATGATCGTCGGCATCGGCATCGATCTCGCGGAGGTCGAACGTTATCGCTTCGACGAGCGCGAACTCGCGTGGTTCGCGCGCAAAGTCTATACGGAAGAAGAGATGGCGTACGCGATGCGCAAGCGCCACTGGCCCGAGCGTCTGGCCGGATTCTTTGCCGCGAAGGAAGCCGCGCGTAAAGCGTTCGGACACGCGATACCCTGGCGGCTCGTCGGCGTTTCGCACGAGCGCAGCGGAAAACCGGTGGTGCGCTTTTACGGCGATGCGGAGCGGCTTCCCGCGGCGCGCTCCCTCACTCGGGTTCATCTGACCATCACGCACTCGGTCACGACGGCAGCGGCGGTCGTCATCCTCGAATCGTGA
- a CDS encoding NAD(P)H-hydrate dehydratase produces the protein MIEVLTPSEMRDADAQATAAVGAPVLMRAAGAHVAAYIRGVAANGRIVAFAGPGNNGGDAYAALAQLDGGYERIVYGPHEIAGSPARAEAIEAARTAGVVLRPLPETDAAARAALESCACAIDALFGTGARLPLESRYLAPVRALDARERRVIALDIPSGVDALTGAVPGEAVRAAATITLAAMKPGLLFEPARAYCGELWVADIGIDASTLRAHAKTFAALDDAAFLELLPKRARDADKRSAGAPLIIAGSAQFPGAAVLCARAAARAGAGYVTVASTPQAAPALHAHLTEQVVVTFAKEPVEAARDDLLDTAKRNSAAGIGPGLALDDATGAIVRGFAERCELPMVIDASALFHFSKALELLRGKRCVLTPHEGEFARLSGLGTIAPGTRVQRLREFTARTGITTLLKGPATLIDDGNVTHINPTGTSALATAGTGDVLTGIIATLLAQGLSPVDAARAGAYWHGLAARRCAAQRPVGVIAGDLPEALAGALPPRVPPSSLLRYA, from the coding sequence GTGATCGAGGTTCTCACGCCCAGCGAGATGCGCGACGCGGACGCGCAAGCGACCGCGGCCGTCGGCGCGCCCGTGCTCATGCGGGCAGCCGGAGCGCACGTCGCCGCCTACATTCGCGGCGTGGCGGCGAATGGACGTATCGTCGCGTTCGCGGGTCCCGGCAACAACGGCGGCGACGCCTATGCGGCGCTCGCGCAGCTCGACGGCGGTTACGAGCGCATCGTCTACGGCCCGCACGAGATCGCCGGATCGCCGGCGCGCGCCGAAGCGATCGAAGCGGCGCGAACGGCCGGCGTCGTCCTGCGTCCGTTACCGGAAACCGACGCCGCCGCGCGGGCGGCGCTCGAGAGCTGCGCCTGCGCAATCGACGCGCTCTTCGGAACCGGCGCGCGTCTGCCGCTGGAATCGCGCTACCTTGCGCCCGTGCGCGCGCTCGACGCCCGCGAACGGCGCGTGATCGCGCTCGACATTCCGAGCGGCGTCGACGCACTCACCGGTGCCGTTCCGGGCGAAGCCGTGCGCGCCGCCGCGACGATCACGCTGGCCGCGATGAAACCCGGGCTGCTCTTCGAACCGGCACGCGCGTATTGCGGCGAACTCTGGGTCGCCGACATCGGTATCGACGCCTCGACGCTGCGCGCGCACGCAAAGACCTTTGCCGCGCTCGATGACGCCGCATTTCTCGAGCTGCTTCCAAAACGCGCCCGCGACGCCGACAAACGCAGCGCCGGCGCGCCGCTGATCATCGCCGGCTCAGCGCAGTTTCCCGGTGCGGCCGTGCTCTGCGCGCGCGCCGCCGCGCGCGCAGGCGCCGGCTACGTGACGGTCGCAAGCACCCCGCAAGCCGCGCCGGCGCTGCACGCGCACCTGACCGAGCAGGTCGTGGTGACGTTTGCGAAAGAGCCGGTCGAAGCGGCGCGCGACGATCTGCTCGATACCGCCAAGCGCAACAGCGCGGCCGGCATCGGACCCGGGCTTGCGCTCGACGATGCAACCGGAGCGATCGTGCGCGGTTTCGCGGAGCGCTGCGAGCTGCCGATGGTCATCGATGCGAGCGCGCTCTTTCATTTTTCCAAAGCGCTCGAACTTCTTCGCGGCAAACGCTGCGTGCTCACACCTCATGAGGGAGAGTTCGCGCGCCTATCCGGTTTGGGAACGATCGCGCCCGGAACGCGCGTGCAGCGGCTGCGCGAATTCACGGCGCGCACCGGCATTACCACGCTGCTGAAGGGGCCGGCGACGCTGATCGACGACGGCAACGTCACGCATATCAATCCGACCGGGACCAGTGCACTCGCCACCGCGGGAACGGGCGACGTGCTGACCGGCATCATCGCAACGCTGCTCGCGCAAGGGCTCTCACCGGTCGACGCAGCCCGCGCCGGCGCGTACTGGCACGGCTTGGCGGCCCGGCGCTGCGCGGCGCAGCGGCCGGTCGGCGTGATTGCCGGCGACTTACCCGAAGCGCTCGCGGGAGCGCTTCCGCCGCGCGTTCCGCCCTCGAGTCTGTTACGCTACGCTTGA
- the ligA gene encoding NAD-dependent DNA ligase LigA: MPSLRKRAEELRAQIEDANERYYILDDPAISDAEYDGLLRELIEIESAHPELRTPDSPTQRVGAAPSERFAPFEHSAPMLSLANAFDENELRAFDERVRKLAGEPVSYVCELKIDGLAIALDYRDGVLARGGTRGDGRTGEDVTANLRTVASIPLRLFPSTPSRSKGFLEVRGEVYLKKSDFEKLNARRERAGQPVFANPRNAASGGVRQLDPKLTAQRRLSFFAYAVAHGPALKTQSEALAYLRAAGFSVNDHIESVADVEEVIAFCRRWERDRDSLDYEIDGVVVKVDDLALQERLGAVSRDPRWAIAFKFKPREARTKLLGITITVGRTGTLNPNAVLEPVQIGGVTVKSATLHNAEYIASNDIRIGDRVIVMRAGDVIPRVVAPIPAERTGQERRFEMPDTCPVCGSAVDRPPGEAMSRCTNAACPAQVYERVRHFASRGAMDIEGLGDVLAEQLTSLGLVHDIADIYALDTAALESVPRMGEKSIAKLLAAVGGSKSRGLARVLTGLGIRFVGEQTAAILAGTFGSIDALAQAGEADLQRAPGIGPEVAASVRLFFEQPANRAMIERLRAAGVVMEGARRPAATGSLAGKTFVLTGTLPTLTREAATALIESRGGKVTGSVSKRTDYVVAGDEAGSKLAKARELGIAVIDEEGLRAALEE, from the coding sequence GTGCCCTCCCTCCGCAAGCGCGCGGAGGAGTTGCGCGCGCAGATCGAGGACGCCAACGAGCGTTACTACATCCTCGACGATCCGGCGATCAGCGACGCCGAATACGACGGCTTGCTGCGCGAGCTGATCGAGATCGAGAGCGCGCATCCCGAGCTGCGCACGCCGGATTCGCCGACGCAGCGGGTCGGCGCAGCACCCTCGGAGCGCTTTGCTCCGTTCGAACATTCGGCGCCGATGCTGAGCCTGGCCAACGCGTTCGACGAAAACGAATTACGCGCGTTCGACGAACGCGTGCGCAAGCTCGCCGGTGAGCCGGTTTCGTACGTCTGCGAGCTGAAGATCGACGGTCTTGCGATCGCGCTGGATTATCGCGACGGTGTGCTTGCGCGCGGCGGAACGCGCGGCGACGGGCGGACCGGCGAAGACGTCACCGCCAACCTGCGCACGGTCGCGAGCATCCCGCTGCGCCTCTTCCCGTCCACCCCGAGCCGCTCGAAGGGCTTTCTCGAGGTTCGCGGCGAGGTCTACCTCAAGAAGAGCGATTTCGAGAAGCTCAACGCGCGGCGCGAGCGCGCGGGACAACCGGTCTTCGCGAATCCGCGCAACGCGGCGTCGGGCGGCGTGCGTCAACTCGATCCGAAGCTGACCGCGCAGCGCCGTCTCTCGTTCTTCGCCTACGCGGTCGCGCACGGGCCGGCGCTGAAAACACAGAGCGAGGCGCTGGCATACCTGCGCGCGGCGGGTTTCAGCGTCAACGATCACATCGAGAGCGTCGCCGACGTGGAGGAGGTGATCGCGTTCTGCCGCCGCTGGGAGCGCGATCGCGACAGCCTCGACTACGAGATCGACGGGGTCGTCGTCAAAGTCGACGATCTCGCGTTGCAGGAGCGGCTCGGCGCGGTCTCACGCGATCCGCGCTGGGCGATCGCGTTCAAGTTCAAACCGCGCGAGGCGCGAACGAAGTTGCTCGGTATCACGATCACCGTCGGCCGCACCGGAACCCTCAATCCGAATGCGGTGCTCGAGCCGGTGCAGATCGGCGGGGTCACCGTCAAAAGCGCGACGCTGCACAACGCCGAGTACATCGCGAGCAACGACATTCGCATCGGCGATCGGGTGATCGTGATGCGCGCGGGCGACGTCATCCCGCGCGTCGTCGCGCCGATTCCGGCCGAACGCACGGGCCAAGAACGGCGTTTCGAAATGCCCGATACCTGTCCGGTCTGCGGCAGCGCGGTCGATCGTCCGCCGGGCGAGGCGATGTCGCGCTGCACCAACGCCGCCTGTCCTGCCCAAGTCTACGAACGCGTCCGCCACTTCGCGTCGCGCGGCGCGATGGACATCGAAGGATTGGGCGACGTGCTGGCCGAGCAATTGACCTCACTGGGTCTGGTACACGACATCGCCGACATCTATGCGCTCGATACGGCCGCACTCGAATCGGTCCCGCGGATGGGCGAGAAGAGCATCGCCAAATTGCTCGCAGCCGTCGGCGGCTCGAAATCACGCGGGCTCGCGCGCGTGCTCACGGGCCTGGGCATCCGGTTCGTGGGCGAGCAGACGGCCGCGATTCTCGCCGGAACCTTCGGTTCGATCGACGCGCTCGCGCAGGCCGGCGAGGCGGATTTGCAGCGGGCGCCGGGGATCGGACCCGAAGTCGCTGCCAGCGTGCGGCTCTTCTTCGAGCAGCCCGCCAACCGGGCGATGATCGAACGCTTGCGTGCCGCGGGGGTGGTGATGGAGGGCGCACGGCGCCCGGCCGCGACCGGCTCGCTCGCCGGAAAGACGTTCGTCTTGACCGGGACGCTGCCGACGCTCACACGCGAGGCCGCGACGGCGTTGATAGAATCACGGGGCGGCAAGGTCACCGGGTCGGTCAGCAAGCGGACCGATTACGTGGTCGCCGGGGACGAAGCCGGAAGCAAGCTGGCGAAGGCCCGCGAGTTGGGAATTGCCGTCATCGACGAGGAGGGGTTGCGGGCAGCATTGGAGGAGTAG
- a CDS encoding VOC family protein has translation MFSVVMLVCNDLARSRDFYRNVMGLRVLVDRSPYWIEFALANGVKFGLHQRSDLLAVRPGSLQLGFTVESVDKFVADCSALNVPVLQYPYDEEGMRISVISDPDGYPIQIGSKN, from the coding sequence GTGTTCTCGGTGGTGATGCTGGTTTGCAACGACCTCGCGCGCTCGCGCGACTTTTATCGGAACGTCATGGGGCTGCGGGTTCTCGTCGACCGCTCGCCCTATTGGATCGAGTTTGCACTGGCGAACGGCGTCAAATTCGGGCTGCATCAGCGCAGCGATCTCCTCGCCGTGCGGCCGGGGTCGCTCCAACTCGGCTTTACGGTCGAGAGCGTCGATAAGTTCGTCGCCGACTGCAGCGCGCTCAACGTGCCCGTGCTCCAATATCCTTACGACGAAGAGGGCATGCGCATCTCGGTGATCAGCGATCCCGACGGCTATCCGATCCAAATCGGATCCAAGAATTAG
- the uvrA gene encoding excinuclease ABC subunit UvrA, whose amino-acid sequence MASGLDSIVIKGAREHNLKNVDLTLPRNALIVVTGLSGSGKSSLAFDTIYAEGQRRYVESLSSYARQFLGQMEKPDVDYIEGLSPAISIDQKSTSRNPRSTVGTVTEVYDYLRLLYARVGTPHCYNCGREISSQSSEQIVDSIMELPEGARIQVLAPLVRGRKGEYAKLFEEIAKEGFARVRVDGEIKELREKIVLDKKRKHTIEVVVDRLVIKPEIRKRLTDSIETTLRLSSGIVTILMDERELTFSEAFACVYCGLSFEELAPRLFSFNSPYGACPACSGLGEKIEIDPWKVIPDRTKSIAGGAILPWSKNMGSGRFPSMNPYYMQQLERVLRKYRVKTSTPVEDLSDEVLDVILYGTDKEQDFAYTSRAGKTWEYRSSFEGVINNLQRRYSETSSEYVKEEIEKYMSASICPVCHGARLKPEALAVTVGGKNIDEVTRMSIENAEAFFRALELTPRQEQIAHQIVKEIRARLGFLTNVGLNYLTLARSATTLSGGESQRIRLATQIGSALVGVLYILDEPSIGLHQRDNDRLLATLKTLRDLGNTLIVIEHDEDTMRTADVIVDIGPGAGAEGGEILTAGTLEAILANPLSETGAYLSGRKFIPIPKIRRTPRGWLDVRKAAANNLQGVDVRFPIGVLAAVTGVSGSGKSTLVNAVLVRALNQHLHDQPAGGTYGTVKGAQQLDKLVVIDQSPIGRTPRSNPATYTGAFDHIRELFSMVPEAKIRGYSPGRFSFNVKGGRCESCEGDGIIKIEMHFLPDVYVPCEVCKGKRYNAQTLEVKYKGKTIADVLEMRVDEASELFASIPRIHNKLKTICEVGLGYIKMGQPATTLSGGEAQRVKLATELSRRSTGRTFYVLDEPTTGLHFADIHKLLEVLQRLVQTGNTVLVIEHNLDVIKTADYLIDLGPEGGDRGGTVVGTGTPEELAANPASYTGAYLIPVLEDQRAVGHHRPDSIALERLERENMQALGELAKGDRVAVEA is encoded by the coding sequence ATGGCCTCCGGTCTCGACTCCATCGTTATTAAGGGCGCGCGCGAGCACAACTTAAAGAACGTCGATCTCACGCTGCCGCGCAACGCGCTCATCGTCGTGACCGGCCTCTCGGGCTCGGGCAAATCCTCGCTTGCCTTCGACACGATCTACGCCGAGGGTCAACGGCGCTACGTCGAGTCGCTCTCGTCGTATGCACGGCAATTCTTGGGTCAGATGGAGAAGCCCGACGTCGATTACATCGAGGGGCTCTCTCCCGCGATTTCGATCGATCAGAAGTCGACCTCGCGCAATCCGCGCTCGACGGTCGGCACGGTTACCGAAGTCTACGATTACCTGCGTCTGCTCTACGCGCGCGTCGGCACGCCGCATTGCTACAACTGCGGCCGGGAGATCAGCTCGCAATCCAGCGAGCAGATCGTCGATTCGATCATGGAGCTGCCCGAGGGCGCGCGCATTCAAGTGCTTGCGCCGTTGGTGCGCGGTCGCAAAGGCGAGTACGCCAAGCTCTTCGAGGAGATCGCCAAAGAAGGCTTCGCCCGCGTGCGCGTGGACGGCGAGATCAAGGAACTGCGCGAGAAGATCGTCCTCGACAAGAAGCGCAAGCACACGATCGAGGTCGTGGTCGATCGTCTGGTGATCAAGCCCGAGATTCGCAAACGTTTGACCGACTCGATCGAGACGACGCTGCGGCTCTCGAGCGGCATCGTCACGATCCTCATGGACGAGCGCGAGCTTACGTTCAGCGAGGCGTTCGCCTGCGTCTACTGCGGGCTCTCGTTCGAAGAGCTCGCGCCGCGTCTGTTCTCGTTCAATTCGCCGTACGGTGCGTGCCCGGCATGCAGCGGTCTGGGCGAGAAGATCGAGATCGATCCGTGGAAAGTGATTCCGGATCGCACGAAATCGATCGCCGGCGGCGCGATTCTCCCGTGGAGCAAGAACATGGGCAGCGGGCGCTTCCCGTCGATGAACCCGTATTACATGCAGCAGCTCGAACGCGTGCTGCGCAAGTACCGGGTCAAGACGTCGACGCCGGTCGAGGACCTCTCGGACGAGGTACTCGACGTCATTCTCTACGGCACCGACAAAGAACAGGACTTCGCGTATACTTCGCGTGCCGGGAAGACGTGGGAATACCGCTCCTCGTTCGAAGGCGTGATCAACAACCTGCAGCGGCGTTACAGCGAAACCTCGAGCGAGTACGTCAAGGAAGAGATCGAGAAGTACATGTCGGCCTCGATCTGCCCGGTCTGTCACGGCGCCCGGTTGAAGCCGGAAGCGCTGGCGGTGACGGTCGGCGGCAAGAACATCGACGAAGTGACCCGGATGTCGATCGAGAACGCCGAAGCGTTTTTCCGCGCGCTCGAGTTGACGCCGCGACAGGAGCAGATCGCGCACCAGATCGTCAAGGAGATTCGCGCACGGCTCGGGTTCTTGACCAACGTCGGATTGAACTATCTTACGCTGGCGCGCTCGGCCACGACGCTCTCGGGCGGCGAGTCGCAGCGCATCCGTTTGGCGACGCAGATCGGCAGCGCGCTGGTCGGCGTGCTCTACATTCTCGACGAACCGTCGATCGGCTTGCATCAGCGCGACAACGACCGGCTCCTCGCGACGCTCAAGACGCTGCGCGATCTCGGCAACACGCTGATCGTGATCGAACACGACGAGGACACGATGCGCACCGCCGACGTGATCGTCGATATCGGTCCCGGTGCGGGCGCCGAAGGCGGCGAGATTCTCACCGCCGGGACGCTCGAGGCGATCCTGGCCAATCCCCTCTCCGAGACCGGTGCCTATCTCTCTGGCCGCAAATTCATTCCGATCCCGAAGATCCGGCGTACGCCGCGCGGCTGGCTCGACGTGCGCAAGGCCGCCGCAAATAATTTGCAAGGGGTCGACGTGCGCTTTCCGATCGGCGTGTTGGCAGCCGTAACCGGCGTGAGCGGCAGCGGAAAGTCGACGCTGGTCAACGCGGTGCTCGTGCGCGCGCTCAACCAGCACCTGCACGACCAGCCGGCCGGCGGAACCTACGGTACGGTCAAAGGCGCGCAGCAGCTCGACAAGCTGGTCGTCATCGACCAGTCACCGATCGGCCGCACGCCGCGCTCGAATCCGGCCACGTATACCGGCGCGTTCGATCACATTCGCGAACTCTTCTCGATGGTGCCGGAAGCGAAGATACGCGGCTATTCGCCGGGGCGCTTCTCGTTCAACGTGAAGGGCGGACGGTGCGAATCGTGCGAGGGCGACGGCATCATCAAGATCGAGATGCACTTCCTCCCCGACGTCTACGTGCCGTGCGAGGTGTGCAAGGGCAAACGCTACAATGCGCAGACGCTCGAAGTAAAGTACAAGGGCAAGACGATCGCCGACGTGCTCGAGATGCGCGTCGACGAAGCCTCCGAACTCTTTGCGAGCATTCCGCGGATCCACAACAAGCTCAAGACCATCTGCGAGGTCGGCTTGGGTTACATCAAAATGGGGCAGCCGGCCACGACCCTCTCGGGCGGCGAGGCGCAGCGGGTGAAGCTCGCGACCGAACTCTCGCGGCGCTCGACCGGGCGCACGTTCTACGTGCTCGACGAGCCCACGACCGGGCTGCACTTTGCGGACATCCACAAACTGCTCGAAGTGCTGCAGCGCCTGGTGCAAACGGGGAATACCGTGCTCGTGATCGAGCACAATCTCGATGTTATCAAGACCGCGGACTATCTGATCGATCTCGGGCCCGAGGGCGGTGATCGCGGCGGGACGGTCGTCGGCACGGGGACGCCCGAGGAATTGGCCGCCAATCCGGCCTCGTATACGGGCGCGTATCTCATTCCGGTGCTCGAAGACCAGCGCGCCGTCGGCCATCACCGGCCCGACAGCATCGCGCTCGAGCGGTTGGAACGGGAAAACATGCAGGCGCTCGGCGAGCTGGCGAAGGGTGACCGCGTCGCCGTCGAAGCGTAG
- a CDS encoding HAD family hydrolase: MKRDFEVVLFDLDDTLHDDTFAFTSAAEEVAREIALEHGVDALALKRAYVAEAEGFWHRLTPEQLKTRLVGIRHAMWNAALERVGISDRAIAAKSASRYHEYRKKYFTMFPGAIEVLRMLRARGMRLGILTNGFSETHREKIAMLQIGEFFDAIFIADEVGMIKPDPLLFAHACTTLGSAPSRSAMVGDRYERDVQGALEAGLYAIWLNVRGERLPPGVPPPDAICSTIGEVPGLLENA; the protein is encoded by the coding sequence TTGAAGCGAGATTTTGAAGTCGTCCTCTTCGATTTGGACGACACGCTGCACGACGACACCTTTGCGTTTACGAGCGCGGCGGAAGAAGTCGCGCGCGAGATCGCGCTCGAGCATGGCGTCGATGCGCTCGCACTCAAGCGCGCCTACGTTGCCGAAGCCGAGGGTTTTTGGCATCGCCTGACGCCGGAGCAGCTCAAAACGCGTCTGGTCGGGATTCGCCACGCGATGTGGAATGCGGCGCTGGAACGCGTCGGCATCAGCGATCGCGCGATCGCCGCCAAGAGCGCGTCGCGGTATCACGAATACCGCAAAAAATACTTCACGATGTTTCCCGGTGCGATCGAGGTGCTGCGCATGCTGCGCGCGCGGGGAATGAGGCTCGGCATTTTGACCAATGGATTTTCCGAGACGCACCGCGAGAAGATCGCGATGCTGCAGATCGGCGAGTTCTTCGATGCGATCTTCATCGCCGACGAGGTCGGCATGATCAAGCCGGATCCGTTGCTCTTCGCGCACGCGTGCACGACGCTCGGCTCGGCGCCCTCGCGCAGTGCGATGGTCGGCGACCGCTACGAGCGCGACGTGCAGGGCGCGCTCGAGGCCGGGCTCTACGCGATCTGGCTCAACGTGCGCGGCGAGCGTTTGCCGCCCGGCGTCCCGCCGCCGGATGCCATCTGCTCGACGATCGGCGAGGTACCGGGATTGCTGGAGAACGCATGA
- a CDS encoding glycoside hydrolase family 38 C-terminal domain-containing protein, protein MRIPLREVEGTAALACFEATLPPSADAATLRYATRTGAIAYLDQRIAGAYDREHHGVAIGASARERTLRLEVERRSLPTNGLPSGDGLRWSWMLRNAAPRPQTYVEVEPAQRNGRTNAPGPAILWGHSHLDVAWLWNYSQARRKAVRTFANAVALAQSDPTFVFMQSQPQLYEFVRDDAPELFARVREIVQAGRFDPDVAALWVEPDANIPSGESLLRQMLEAQRYCNEHFGIDPAIAWLPDTFGFANTLPTLLAHAGIPYFATTKLQWNDTTRFPHPQFRWRGPDGSEVVAAVLASYEGAPDAGRLALARERAEPVVVGYGDGGGGPTSEQLAQAREAGHWERPRTWFDSLAARPDALPIHQDELYLEYHRGTYTTHHDVKAANAQFERALSAIEEQLAWCIAVHAPREGIERARTALDHVWRAVLCNQFHDVLAGAAIREAYEEAFALYDRARELLGALESAAVAMLPRMSASEPSIEPCRPVRDGSDIHFDNGLVRATFTQSGTLLELESPRVRAPVAQANLLAAYRDRPKKWDAWNLDRDYERHRVRVRPAGCEVNEESAQLRFRIGASPATMAIELRRGEPFVRVSLAVDWNEAHTILRLENWLAIQDDGVLYGAPHGTIRRSARAETPPERARFEVPGQRFAAAADARAGFALFVLDTYGWCARVLERGGMRLGASLLRGPRWPDASADRGQANLAWAFAPYEPGVSIGAIEAAWERFAAPPRVRLFQCSEPATVVAACKPAADGDGVIVRARECDGAARELHLRCGARMREVLAVDGMERPSGGDAAIEGEEIRSRIGAFGLRSFRVRF, encoded by the coding sequence ATGCGCATCCCGCTACGCGAAGTCGAAGGGACGGCGGCACTCGCGTGCTTTGAGGCGACGCTGCCGCCGAGCGCGGACGCGGCGACGCTGCGCTATGCGACGCGAACCGGCGCGATCGCCTACCTCGACCAGCGCATCGCGGGCGCCTACGACCGCGAACATCACGGTGTCGCAATCGGCGCTTCGGCGCGCGAACGCACGCTTCGGCTCGAGGTCGAACGGCGCTCCCTTCCGACCAACGGGTTACCCTCCGGTGACGGGCTGCGCTGGTCGTGGATGCTTCGCAATGCCGCGCCGCGTCCGCAGACCTACGTCGAAGTCGAACCGGCGCAGCGCAACGGCCGTACGAACGCGCCGGGACCGGCGATTCTGTGGGGCCACTCGCATCTCGACGTGGCGTGGCTGTGGAATTATTCGCAGGCGCGGCGCAAGGCGGTGCGCACCTTCGCGAACGCGGTAGCGTTGGCGCAGAGCGATCCCACCTTCGTCTTCATGCAGAGCCAGCCGCAGCTCTACGAGTTCGTGCGCGACGATGCGCCGGAACTCTTTGCGCGCGTGCGCGAAATCGTGCAGGCGGGCCGCTTCGATCCCGACGTTGCCGCACTCTGGGTCGAACCCGATGCGAATATTCCCTCGGGTGAATCCCTGCTGCGCCAGATGCTCGAGGCGCAGCGCTACTGTAACGAGCACTTTGGAATCGATCCGGCGATCGCGTGGCTTCCCGACACGTTCGGATTCGCGAACACGCTGCCGACGCTGCTCGCGCACGCCGGCATTCCCTATTTCGCGACGACCAAGTTGCAGTGGAACGACACGACGCGCTTCCCGCATCCGCAGTTTCGCTGGCGCGGTCCGGACGGAAGCGAGGTGGTGGCGGCGGTGCTGGCCTCGTACGAAGGCGCGCCGGACGCGGGGCGCCTGGCGCTCGCGCGCGAGCGGGCCGAGCCCGTGGTCGTCGGATACGGCGACGGCGGCGGCGGTCCGACGAGCGAGCAACTGGCGCAAGCGCGGGAAGCCGGGCATTGGGAACGGCCGCGAACGTGGTTCGATTCGCTCGCAGCCCGTCCTGACGCGCTGCCGATCCACCAGGACGAACTCTATCTCGAGTATCACCGCGGCACGTATACGACGCATCACGACGTGAAGGCGGCGAACGCGCAGTTCGAGCGCGCGCTCTCGGCGATCGAAGAGCAGCTCGCGTGGTGCATCGCGGTCCATGCGCCGCGCGAGGGGATCGAGCGTGCGCGCACCGCGCTCGATCACGTGTGGCGCGCGGTGCTCTGCAATCAGTTTCACGACGTGCTTGCCGGCGCCGCGATTCGCGAGGCCTACGAGGAAGCGTTTGCGCTCTACGACCGTGCGCGCGAATTGTTGGGCGCGCTCGAAAGCGCGGCGGTAGCGATGTTGCCGCGCATGAGCGCGAGCGAGCCGTCGATCGAGCCGTGCCGGCCGGTGCGTGACGGCAGCGACATCCACTTCGATAACGGCCTCGTACGCGCGACCTTTACCCAGAGCGGCACGCTGCTCGAGCTGGAGTCGCCGCGGGTTCGCGCGCCGGTCGCGCAGGCGAATCTGCTCGCCGCGTATCGCGACCGGCCGAAGAAATGGGATGCCTGGAACCTCGACCGGGACTACGAACGGCATCGCGTGCGCGTGCGACCGGCAGGGTGCGAGGTGAACGAGGAATCCGCCCAGCTGCGCTTTCGCATCGGCGCTTCGCCGGCGACGATGGCGATCGAGCTGCGGCGCGGCGAGCCATTCGTTCGCGTGAGCCTCGCCGTGGACTGGAACGAGGCGCACACGATCCTGCGCCTCGAGAATTGGCTCGCGATCCAGGACGACGGCGTGCTCTACGGCGCACCGCACGGAACGATCCGGCGCAGCGCGCGCGCCGAAACGCCGCCCGAGCGCGCGCGCTTCGAAGTTCCCGGGCAGCGTTTCGCCGCGGCAGCAGACGCGCGCGCCGGATTTGCCCTGTTCGTCCTCGATACCTATGGTTGGTGCGCGCGCGTACTCGAGCGCGGCGGCATGCGGCTGGGAGCGTCGCTGCTGCGCGGGCCGCGTTGGCCCGATGCATCGGCCGACCGCGGACAGGCGAACCTCGCGTGGGCGTTCGCACCGTACGAGCCGGGCGTCTCGATCGGCGCGATCGAAGCTGCGTGGGAGCGTTTCGCCGCGCCGCCGCGCGTGCGGCTGTTTCAATGCAGCGAGCCGGCAACTGTCGTCGCGGCGTGTAAGCCCGCCGCCGACGGGGACGGCGTGATCGTACGCGCGCGCGAGTGCGACGGCGCCGCGCGCGAGCTGCACTTACGGTGCGGGGCGCGTATGCGCGAAGTTCTTGCGGTCGACGGGATGGAACGGCCCAGCGGCGGCGATGCGGCGATCGAGGGCGAGGAGATCCGCTCGCGGATCGGTGCGTTCGGGCTGCGCAGTTTTCGGGTACGGTTTTAG